The Geovibrio ferrireducens genome contains the following window.
CATAAAGCCGGAAGGAATCAACCGCTTCCGGCAGTTCCATCCAGAGGATATAGCCTCCTTTTGGGTTGGATACTCTTGTTCCCGCGGGGAAAAACTCGCTTACGTATGAGCGGTATGCGGCAACCTGACTGCGGTACATCCTCCTGACCCTGTTCAGATACCTGCTGAATTTACCGGAGAGCAGATAATCTGCCAGCGTAAGCTGGAGCAGGCGCGATGTGTCCAGTACGGAGGAGATCTTCTTGTCCATCACCTCTTTGTAGTATCTGCCGGGGCATACCCAGCCGACCCTGAACGAGGGGGAGATTGTTTTTGTGAAGGAGGCGATGTAGATCACGTTTCCGGTTTTGTCAAAAGATGACAGACATCTGGGTCTGTGCCCCTCATGGCAGAGTTCGCCGTAAACATCATCCTCAATAATCGGCACGCCTTTTGCGGCGCAGATTTCCACAATTCTCTTCTTGTCCTCATCTGAAATCATTCCGCCCATGGGGTTGCTGAAATTGGGCTGGATAAGCAGGGCTTTTGCATCATATCTGTCCAGCGTGTCCTTAAGCCTGTCCGGGTCCATGCCCTGATCAGGGCGTGAAGGGATCTCTATGACGTATATCCCCATGGATTCCAGCGTGTGCAGATGCCCGAAGTGGAGGGGCGATTCCGTGACAATGCAGTCCCCCGGTTTGAAAAGAACATGGAGAATGTGGCTGAGGCTTTCTGTCGCCCCGGTTGTGATTATTATCTCATTGGGGGAAATTTCCAGCCCGGCGGAAAGCATCTGCATGGATATGCAGCTGCGTAGCTGTGCATTTCCCCTGAATATTTCAAAGGAGTTAAAGTCCTGGTTATGGTTGAGGATGTGTTTGAGCGTCTTGGAAAGTTCAGCGGAAGGGAGCATGGAAAGGCAGGGGGAAGCCCCGCCAAACTGTATGAGCCGCTTGTCAGCCATGGCGTTGCAGACGCTGTATATCATGCTGAACTTGTCCACACGGGCAACGGTTATTCTTTTTTCAGCAGATATTTCAAGGCTGGGTATGGAGTTGTCGGCTGATACGTAAAAGCCCGACTGAGGGCGGGATTCAAGCACTCCCTGATGCTCAAGCTCAACATAGGCCTTCATAATGGTCGAAACGCTCAATGATGTATCCGTGCTCATTTTCCTTATGGAGGGAACTTTATCACCGGCTTTCAGCCCGTTTTCGGAGATGATTTTCTTTATCAGTTCCTGAACTTCTTCATATTTATAAATACTCTGCTGCTCCATAATCTGCCTCACAGTAAAACTGTTATGTATACATTTCAAAAAAACTGTAACTGTTATTATGTACAGTTTTATTATATTTATTCTTCACGGTAAAGATAAAAATATATCAGGAGGGCGCGGGGATGAGCGTGAAAAGCTTTAAGATGACTCTGGGAAAGAACAAAATGATGTCTGTAAACGGTGCAAAAAGCGCGAATCTGTCCTGTGAGAAAGGGAAGCTGTGGATAACAGGAACCAGACAGGGTGATGTTATGGTTGCCTGCGGACAGAAAATCAGCCTCCGCCCTGTGGACGCACTGGTGATAGAGGGAATGGACGATTCTCTGTTTACTATGGATGTGAGATAACTATCTGCCGCCGGAGCTTATTTTTTCTGCCGTTTCGGCGGCGCTGCATCCGCTTCTGGCTGCTGAACAGCCTCCGCAGGAGCCGCCGCATCCGTCTGCGGGCTTTGTGTAGTATCTGTAGAGGTAAAAGACTGCCGCTGTCACAATTGCAGCCGTGATTATTATATCTGCCATTTTTTCCTTCTTATCTGTGTCTGCCGTGCCTGTGTCTGCACGGGGTTATGGTTATCTTACTGGAGAGGCTGCCGCATATGCAGAGCCTGTTCCCTTCCAGATCCACTGTGATGTTCCCGTCTCCGGCATCTTCTATCACTTCGAGGATGCGCCCCTTTATGAAGCCGTAGTCTATGAGCCTGCGCACGGACTGCCTGTCGCAGCATTTACAGAATCCTGCGATCTCGCATCTTTCTCCCTTTCTGACATCGGAGAGAGATACACTCTCTTCACCGCCAATAAAATTGCTGCACATATAAACACCCCGGAAAAGGCTCGAAACCCAGTTGTATAGTATTATATTGTAACCCATTAACTTAGTTTGTCAATGTGAACATGGTGAGCGCTGAAAAACCTGTAAAATAAAATCTTTTTCCCAAAGGTGCAGACATCAAAAAAATATTGATTATTTTTACTAAAACTAATAAGTTTTTCTTAGAGGCTGTTGATATGCGGTCTTAATACACAAGAAGACGGTTGTTATTATGAAAAAAGAAACAAAAAACATCGCCCTGAGAAGGCTCTCTGAGTATTTATCCGAAAAAAAACTCCGCGCCACCAGCCAGAGGGAAATCATCCTCGGAACCTTTATTGAACTGGGCAGACACACAACAGCAGAAGAGCTTTACGAAGCTCTCAAAAAGCATGATTCAAGCATTGGGCATGCCACTGTGTATCGTGCGCTGAGGCTCTTTGTTGAGGCGGAAATAGCCCGCGAGCTCAATTTTAATGACGGTTCAGTCCGCTACGAGAGCGTGATCGGAAAAGAGCCCCATGATCACCTGATCTGCAAAAAATGCGGTGCAATGGTAGAATTTCTGGATGAGAAAATCCGTGATGCTCAGGATGAAATTGCAAAAAAATACGGTTACTCAGTAAAAAACAGAAGCCACATTCTCTTCGGCGTATGTCCCAAATGCCGCAGATAAGAGATTTTTCTAAATTCCATTAAATAACGTCAGGCGGATTATTTATACCTCTGTCCGTATTTATGCGGTTTTAAGGGGTTGAAAGATCCCGCCTGATGTCTTATCCTTAACACCGCAAAATCCCGTGAGGTTCATATGAATTTTTTCGAAGTCTTCTGGATTGCCGTGGGGCTGTCCATGGATGCTTTCGCCGTGTCCATTGCGTGCAGTGTTCTCCTTTGCCATGTCTCCTTCCGGCATATATTCCGCCTCGGCTTTCATTTCGGTCTTTTTCAGGCGGTTATGCCTGTTATAGGCTGGTTCGCGGGGAGAAGCGTCAGCGGGTACATAAGCGCATGGGATCACTGGGTGGCCTTCGGACTTCTCTCCGCCATAGGGCTTAAGGCGGTGAAGGAAGCTTTCAGTGACGATGATGGAGAGAATATCAAGGGCGACCCCACAAGAGGGCTCAGTCTTATTTTCCTCTCTGTCGCCACCAGTATAGATGCCCTTGCTGTGGGCGTGAGCCTTGCTGCGGTGAATGTGAATATTTTTCAGCCTGCACTCCTCATAGGGGTTATCACTGCCGCCTTCTCTGTAGTCGGCACGGTTTACGGATGCCGGATCGGGGCGCGCTTCGGCAAAAAGGTTGAGGCCGCTGGCGGAATAATCCTCATACTCATAGGCGTTAAGATCCTTCTGGAACACCTCCTCTCCTGAAACCCTTTTTTTTAAAAATCTTTGATAATTTCTGACAGTTTATTCTTGACTTGCGCTATATAGTGATCTATATAGCGCATATCCGTTATGTGCCAAGGGGAATAACGATATGGAGAAACTGAAATGTTCAAGCAAAAAAGAATTCTGACCGCCGCGTGTCTCAGCGCGGCTCTGGTATTCAGTTCCGCCGCAAAGGCAGAGGAGCATATCTATAAACTTGGGGAAATAGAGATAACCGATTCCTCTTCATGGCTTAATGCAAAGCCCATGCAGGAAGTGACTTCCGAAGAAATTGAGGCTGGGTCGGCCTCAAGTGTTGCGGAAGCGCTCAAGCAGCTTCCTTCCGCATCCTTCGCTCCCAACTCAAAAGGGGAGAAGCGTCTTAATATCAGGGGTTTTTCAGACAGATACATTCAGGTGTATTTTGACGGTATTCCCGTTGCCCTGCCCTACGAAGCCTATATTGATCTGGGCAATTACAACACATTCGGGATTGACAAGATCGAAGTTGAAACAGCAGGCGGTTCAGTTCTCTTCGGACCAAACGCCGCGGGAGGTGCAGTCAATATTGTCACCGCGAAACCTGAAAAGGCTTTTGAGTCCGCTGTTGAGCTTATGTACAGAACCAACAACACCTATCAGACAAGAATCGGCGTTGGAAGCAAGATAGGCAAAGCATACGGAATGATTTCCCTTGCTTATGAGGATTCGGAAGGATTCATGCTTCCGGACGGATACAGTGAGCTCAATGAAAACGGCGGTCTGCGTGATAACAGCGGCTACAGGAGAGCAACTGTAACAGGAAAAGTGGGCTATGAGTTCGCAAAGGGAAGTGAGATCGCTTTCGGCATAAACCATATAGAGAGCAGTCTTGAGCTTCCTCCGAACACAAAGGAAACGGACAACGGTAAAAACAACAGTCCCGTGCGTTACTGGAATTACGAAGACTGGGACAAGGACACATATTACCTCCTCGGAAGTCTGAGAAAAGACAGCTATGCGGTCACAGCAAGGCTCTACAGGGATGAATACTACAACGTGATGAACCGTTATAAGGATGCTTCATACAGTGAGTGCTTCAGCGCCTCATGGTGCGACAGCGCTTATGATGATCACTCCAACGGCGTTATCCTCAATACTGAGCTGAAAACCGGAGCAATCAATACCGTTATCCTCAGCGGACAATACAAAAAAGATGTTCACCGCACCAAAAACGCCTCCATGGCAGAATGGGAAAAGGATGTGGCGGAAACCTACTTCGCCGGTGTCGAAGACAGGGTTACTCTGGGCAGGTTCATTGTCAGCCTCGGCGGCAGCTATGAGGTGAACAACGCGATCTCTTCGGACAGCAAGGATGAACTGAACGATGATATAAAGGTTTTCAATCCGCAGGCTGCGGTAATCTACAACATGTCTTCTGAAACCGTATTCCATGTGAAAGCGGCGCGTAAGACACGCTTCCCCTCAATGAAGGAGCTGTACTCCAGTTATTCATATAACAACGGCGGACAGATAACTTATTTTGCCAACCCCGGGCTTAAGGAAGAAACTGCTATGAACTATGAGGCAGGTATTAAGCAGTCCCTGTTTGACACTGTTCTTCTTCAGGCGAATATCTTCTATTCAAAAATTGATGACAAAATCAACACTAAAGCGCCCTACACCGGCAGTGATCCGGATGCCTCATCAGACGCGCAGACTTCTGATAACATAGATGACGTGACAATGAAAGGCGTTGAGATGATGCTGGG
Protein-coding sequences here:
- a CDS encoding manganese efflux pump MntP, whose amino-acid sequence is MNFFEVFWIAVGLSMDAFAVSIACSVLLCHVSFRHIFRLGFHFGLFQAVMPVIGWFAGRSVSGYISAWDHWVAFGLLSAIGLKAVKEAFSDDDGENIKGDPTRGLSLIFLSVATSIDALAVGVSLAAVNVNIFQPALLIGVITAAFSVVGTVYGCRIGARFGKKVEAAGGIILILIGVKILLEHLLS
- a CDS encoding aminotransferase-like domain-containing protein; its protein translation is MEQQSIYKYEEVQELIKKIISENGLKAGDKVPSIRKMSTDTSLSVSTIMKAYVELEHQGVLESRPQSGFYVSADNSIPSLEISAEKRITVARVDKFSMIYSVCNAMADKRLIQFGGASPCLSMLPSAELSKTLKHILNHNQDFNSFEIFRGNAQLRSCISMQMLSAGLEISPNEIIITTGATESLSHILHVLFKPGDCIVTESPLHFGHLHTLESMGIYVIEIPSRPDQGMDPDRLKDTLDRYDAKALLIQPNFSNPMGGMISDEDKKRIVEICAAKGVPIIEDDVYGELCHEGHRPRCLSSFDKTGNVIYIASFTKTISPSFRVGWVCPGRYYKEVMDKKISSVLDTSRLLQLTLADYLLSGKFSRYLNRVRRMYRSQVAAYRSYVSEFFPAGTRVSNPKGGYILWMELPEAVDSFRLYEEAMKEGIGIVPGFLFTAQDRYRNFIRLNCGSPLDKKHIEALRRLGSMAVRLAEG
- a CDS encoding FeoB-associated Cys-rich membrane protein, with translation MADIIITAAIVTAAVFYLYRYYTKPADGCGGSCGGCSAARSGCSAAETAEKISSGGR
- a CDS encoding Fur family transcriptional regulator — encoded protein: MKKETKNIALRRLSEYLSEKKLRATSQREIILGTFIELGRHTTAEELYEALKKHDSSIGHATVYRALRLFVEAEIARELNFNDGSVRYESVIGKEPHDHLICKKCGAMVEFLDEKIRDAQDEIAKKYGYSVKNRSHILFGVCPKCRR
- a CDS encoding FeoA family protein; amino-acid sequence: MCSNFIGGEESVSLSDVRKGERCEIAGFCKCCDRQSVRRLIDYGFIKGRILEVIEDAGDGNITVDLEGNRLCICGSLSSKITITPCRHRHGRHR
- a CDS encoding TonB-dependent receptor plug domain-containing protein, with the protein product MFKQKRILTAACLSAALVFSSAAKAEEHIYKLGEIEITDSSSWLNAKPMQEVTSEEIEAGSASSVAEALKQLPSASFAPNSKGEKRLNIRGFSDRYIQVYFDGIPVALPYEAYIDLGNYNTFGIDKIEVETAGGSVLFGPNAAGGAVNIVTAKPEKAFESAVELMYRTNNTYQTRIGVGSKIGKAYGMISLAYEDSEGFMLPDGYSELNENGGLRDNSGYRRATVTGKVGYEFAKGSEIAFGINHIESSLELPPNTKETDNGKNNSPVRYWNYEDWDKDTYYLLGSLRKDSYAVTARLYRDEYYNVMNRYKDASYSECFSASWCDSAYDDHSNGVILNTELKTGAINTVILSGQYKKDVHRTKNASMAEWEKDVAETYFAGVEDRVTLGRFIVSLGGSYEVNNAISSDSKDELNDDIKVFNPQAAVIYNMSSETVFHVKAARKTRFPSMKELYSSYSYNNGGQITYFANPGLKEETAMNYEAGIKQSLFDTVLLQANIFYSKIDDKINTKAPYTGSDPDASSDAQTSDNIDDVTMKGVEMMLGGDFTVNTTTIVSYAYIDAKKSIEGDDSDTVADVPKHKLYLDHSYRIGKMFVLGGRLNMEKGRYSQKADYSYTELDTYWTADLRAEIIPAKYTSIEVGVENVADEEYELSYGLPQAGRTYYAKLKMKI
- a CDS encoding DUF2917 domain-containing protein; amino-acid sequence: MSVKSFKMTLGKNKMMSVNGAKSANLSCEKGKLWITGTRQGDVMVACGQKISLRPVDALVIEGMDDSLFTMDVR